From Algoriphagus sp. NG3, the proteins below share one genomic window:
- a CDS encoding TIM-barrel domain-containing protein: MKRLYFKYTWVAFSILLLFSSCTTSRSQEIGKEIMIFYPENFVPERMLPSMMLLEEPKEQGAVPTNWRIVPEFSEKDGKNITRIAIEDGTDLYGTGEVLGGLSNNGKTVQLWNTDNYAYKREDGRQLYQSHPWVMAVRKDGSAYGILIDNTWKQKITLTNPIVIESDGPASRIIVIERESPQELVMTLAELTGTMEMPPLWALGFQQSRYSYTPDSRVKEIASEFRKRKLPIDVIWMDINYMQNYKVFTFDSLAFPNPAEVNDFLHAHDFKSVWMIDPGIKKEPGYFVYDQGTAGDHWIKTSRGTEYNGEVWPGICAFPDFTRPATRTWWSGLYTDFMATGIDGVWNDMNEPAVFNTPEATMPEDNLHSGGDELPADIHRRYHNVYGMLMVKASRDGILAANPDKRPFVLSRANFMGGQRYAATWTGDNSSTWEHFKMATPMVLNLGLSGQPFSGPDLGGYSGSPDEELLAHWTTVGVFYPFSRNHTEANTNDQEPWALGKKVEDISRVALERRYRLMPYLYSLFYEASQTGLPIMRPVYFADVKDTTLRKEDEAFLWGDDLLIVPKWSKNPSLPKGSWRSVSVVGEDSENDPYQPDIKLRGGAIVPMGQIIQSTVEYKLDSVTLMVSLDENMQANGDLYSDEGDGFGYKDGKFTMIEFDASVTGQNTLKISVAKSDGDLPVADRYYRIALVGEEGMRYSDWIYGKNLEIPLGNLKKE, encoded by the coding sequence ATGAAGAGATTATATTTCAAATATACCTGGGTTGCTTTTTCCATTCTATTATTGTTCAGTTCCTGTACTACTTCGCGGAGTCAGGAAATAGGAAAAGAGATCATGATTTTCTACCCGGAAAATTTTGTACCCGAAAGAATGCTCCCTTCCATGATGCTTTTGGAAGAGCCTAAAGAACAGGGAGCAGTGCCAACCAATTGGAGGATTGTGCCTGAATTTTCGGAAAAAGACGGGAAAAACATAACCAGAATCGCTATTGAAGATGGGACTGATCTTTATGGAACAGGTGAAGTGCTTGGAGGTTTGAGTAACAATGGCAAAACTGTTCAGCTTTGGAATACCGATAACTATGCTTACAAAAGAGAAGATGGTCGCCAGCTTTATCAGTCTCACCCTTGGGTAATGGCGGTGCGAAAAGACGGGTCTGCTTATGGGATATTGATAGACAATACCTGGAAGCAGAAGATCACGCTTACCAATCCAATCGTAATAGAATCAGATGGGCCAGCTTCGAGAATTATCGTCATTGAGCGTGAAAGTCCGCAGGAGTTGGTGATGACTTTGGCCGAACTGACCGGGACAATGGAGATGCCTCCACTTTGGGCATTGGGCTTTCAGCAAAGTAGGTATTCCTATACTCCAGATTCTAGAGTGAAGGAAATTGCAAGTGAATTTCGCAAGCGGAAACTACCGATAGATGTGATCTGGATGGACATTAACTACATGCAGAATTACAAAGTGTTCACCTTTGATTCCCTGGCGTTTCCAAATCCGGCAGAAGTCAATGACTTTTTGCATGCGCATGATTTCAAATCCGTTTGGATGATAGATCCTGGGATCAAAAAAGAGCCGGGGTATTTTGTGTATGACCAAGGAACGGCAGGTGATCATTGGATCAAGACTAGCAGAGGAACTGAATATAATGGAGAGGTTTGGCCGGGTATATGCGCCTTTCCTGATTTCACCAGACCGGCCACGAGAACCTGGTGGAGTGGGTTGTACACCGATTTTATGGCTACGGGGATCGATGGGGTGTGGAATGACATGAATGAGCCAGCTGTTTTCAATACTCCTGAAGCCACTATGCCAGAAGATAACCTACATAGTGGAGGAGATGAGCTGCCGGCGGATATTCACCGAAGATACCATAATGTGTATGGCATGCTCATGGTGAAAGCCAGTCGCGATGGAATTCTGGCTGCCAATCCGGACAAGCGGCCATTTGTGCTTTCCAGAGCAAATTTCATGGGAGGGCAACGCTATGCAGCCACTTGGACAGGTGATAATTCCTCTACCTGGGAGCATTTCAAAATGGCAACCCCAATGGTTTTGAATCTTGGCCTTTCTGGACAGCCTTTTAGTGGGCCGGATCTGGGAGGATACAGTGGTAGTCCAGACGAAGAGTTATTGGCGCATTGGACTACTGTAGGTGTATTTTATCCTTTCAGCAGAAATCACACCGAAGCCAATACCAATGACCAGGAGCCATGGGCACTTGGGAAAAAAGTGGAGGATATCTCACGGGTCGCTTTGGAGAGGAGGTACCGTTTGATGCCTTACCTGTATTCTCTATTCTACGAAGCTTCGCAAACTGGTCTTCCGATTATGCGTCCCGTGTATTTTGCGGATGTGAAGGATACCACCTTGAGAAAAGAGGATGAGGCATTTCTTTGGGGAGATGATTTGTTGATCGTACCCAAATGGTCCAAGAACCCTTCTTTGCCGAAAGGTAGTTGGAGGTCAGTTTCCGTAGTTGGGGAGGATAGTGAAAATGATCCGTATCAGCCGGATATCAAATTGCGTGGAGGAGCTATTGTTCCTATGGGGCAAATAATCCAATCGACTGTGGAATATAAACTGGATTCTGTGACGCTGATGGTCAGTCTGGATGAGAATATGCAAGCAAATGGGGACTTGTACAGTGATGAAGGTGATGGCTTTGGATACAAAGATGGTAAGTTTACTATGATTGAATTTGATGCGTCTGTCACAGGGCAAAACACGCTTAAAATAAGCGTAGCCAAGTCGGATGGTGATTTGCCAGTTGCAGATCGGTATTATAGAATCGCATTGGTGGGTGAAGAAGGGATGCGTTATTCCGATTGGATATATGGAAAGAATTTGGAAATCCCCCTTGGTAATCTAAAGAAAGAATAA
- a CDS encoding alpha-amylase family glycosyl hydrolase — protein MINIFVKYVMLLVLLIIGLDIEILNAQTSPNVSKWPRGVTYEIFVQSFADSDGDGIGDIKGMTSKLDYLEDLGVEGIWLMPMNPSPSYHKYDVSDYYDIHPDYGTLDDFKTFVNESHKRNIKVVMDMVLNHSGSRHPWFVDALANENSPYRDYYVWAHKDDPQTQISGKIISGDSNNRTRWNKVEGSDYLYYSYFSRNMPDLNYDNPKLREEVFKIGKFWLSEVKVDGFRLDAARHIFPDDRPTDNHNWWVQFQSEMKKANKDVYLIGEVWASSDIVAPYLKGLPALFNFDMGSAITTAVNEEREGDLTTNHKEIIDYYTTVNPDYIDATFLTNHDQVRIMSAVNNTMDKAKMAAALLLTLPGSPYIYYGEEIGMQGKKPDPNIREPFLWQRKESDNYRASWIDPKYSTDQSVIPVEEQLEDENSIYNHYKTFIKLRNGSNALTYGDIEPVAMNNPALSAFKRSTEDESVLVIHNLSNQEINLNIPDSLKEFKNELYKSKDSNLGTNELHLPAYSTVVLGK, from the coding sequence ATGATAAATATTTTTGTTAAGTATGTGATGTTACTGGTTCTTTTGATTATTGGACTCGACATCGAAATATTAAATGCTCAAACATCTCCAAATGTAAGTAAATGGCCAAGAGGTGTAACCTATGAAATCTTTGTACAGTCCTTTGCGGACTCTGATGGAGATGGAATTGGCGACATAAAAGGGATGACTTCAAAACTAGATTACCTGGAAGACCTTGGAGTAGAGGGCATTTGGTTGATGCCGATGAATCCCTCTCCTTCTTACCATAAATATGATGTATCGGATTATTATGACATTCATCCAGACTATGGAACCTTGGATGATTTCAAAACCTTTGTAAATGAGTCGCATAAAAGAAATATTAAGGTGGTAATGGATATGGTGTTGAATCATTCAGGCAGCAGACATCCTTGGTTTGTAGATGCCCTAGCAAATGAAAATAGTCCCTATAGAGATTATTATGTATGGGCGCATAAAGATGATCCGCAGACCCAAATTTCCGGAAAAATCATTTCCGGAGACTCTAATAACCGTACCCGTTGGAATAAGGTAGAAGGGAGTGATTATCTGTATTATTCATATTTTAGTCGAAATATGCCTGATTTGAATTATGATAATCCAAAACTTAGAGAAGAGGTTTTTAAAATAGGGAAATTTTGGTTGTCCGAGGTTAAAGTAGATGGTTTTAGGCTTGATGCCGCAAGGCATATTTTTCCTGATGATAGACCGACCGATAATCATAATTGGTGGGTTCAATTTCAGAGTGAAATGAAAAAGGCAAATAAGGATGTTTATTTAATAGGAGAGGTCTGGGCATCATCCGATATCGTAGCCCCTTACCTAAAAGGACTTCCTGCTTTATTTAACTTTGACATGGGAAGTGCTATTACTACAGCAGTTAATGAAGAAAGAGAAGGGGATCTTACGACAAATCATAAAGAAATAATTGACTACTATACTACTGTAAACCCTGATTATATTGATGCTACTTTTCTTACCAATCATGATCAAGTCCGGATTATGAGCGCTGTAAACAATACTATGGATAAAGCAAAGATGGCTGCTGCACTTCTACTCACTCTTCCCGGCTCTCCTTATATTTATTATGGAGAAGAAATCGGAATGCAGGGGAAAAAGCCAGACCCGAATATAAGAGAGCCTTTCCTTTGGCAAAGAAAAGAAAGTGACAATTACAGGGCTTCATGGATTGATCCGAAGTATAGCACAGATCAATCTGTTATTCCGGTCGAGGAACAACTAGAAGATGAAAATTCTATCTATAACCATTACAAAACTTTTATAAAATTAAGGAATGGAAGCAATGCCCTTACTTATGGAGATATTGAGCCTGTAGCTATGAATAATCCTGCGCTTTCCGCATTTAAAAGATCTACAGAAGATGAGTCAGTGTTAGTTATTCATAATCTTTCGAACCAAGAAATTAATTTAAATATTCCTGATTCTCTAAAAGAATTCAAAAACGAGTTATATAAGAGTAAGGATTCTAATTTGGGGACTAATGAATTACACCTACCAGCCTATAGTACCGTTGTTCTAGGTAAATAA
- a CDS encoding DUF4943 family protein gives MKALRFPVSIFLLLIFLGCEDKSEPPKMDVERYVKLLKAGDYDHWELPDFNSKDIPKLLSYRNETEIISDYPINALSSAWFPECSLGMYILWTVESIRARSIGSELLTRTFPSLNPFVKNRVNFEYLDQTTQLQLEVADSYFEWWESHKNKDFAEFNKIDPLADTEYRWH, from the coding sequence ATGAAAGCATTACGATTTCCTGTTTCAATCTTTCTCCTATTGATTTTCCTTGGTTGTGAGGACAAATCAGAACCTCCAAAAATGGACGTGGAACGTTACGTTAAATTATTGAAGGCAGGAGATTATGACCATTGGGAACTTCCAGATTTCAACTCCAAAGACATTCCTAAACTTTTATCGTATCGAAATGAAACTGAAATAATTTCTGATTATCCAATAAATGCTCTTTCATCAGCTTGGTTCCCCGAATGTTCTTTGGGCATGTATATTTTATGGACAGTTGAATCCATTAGGGCAAGGTCAATAGGGAGCGAATTGCTGACCAGGACATTTCCGTCCCTAAATCCATTTGTGAAAAATCGGGTTAACTTTGAATATTTGGATCAGACCACTCAGCTTCAGCTAGAAGTTGCTGACTCTTATTTTGAATGGTGGGAAAGCCATAAGAATAAGGACTTTGCGGAATTTAATAAAATAGATCCTCTAGCTGATACCGAATATCGCTGGCATTGA